One window from the genome of Streptomyces sp. NBC_00287 encodes:
- a CDS encoding VOC family protein: MALVKAGVVVLDCAEPEKLAVFYKELLEAEQTDATANRVEIRGAGGTRLAFRRDVNATPPSWPRPENSLQAHLDFVVEDMDEAERRVVGLGGRPLETKDASGPFEERGYADPAGHSFTLRRVTPTAPKQG; encoded by the coding sequence ATGGCACTGGTGAAAGCGGGCGTCGTGGTGCTCGACTGTGCCGAGCCCGAGAAGCTCGCCGTGTTCTACAAGGAGTTGCTGGAGGCCGAGCAGACCGACGCGACCGCCAACCGCGTGGAGATCAGGGGCGCCGGTGGCACCCGGCTGGCGTTCCGCCGCGATGTGAACGCCACGCCGCCGAGCTGGCCACGCCCGGAAAACTCCCTCCAGGCGCATCTGGACTTCGTGGTGGAGGACATGGACGAGGCCGAGCGCAGGGTGGTCGGCCTGGGCGGTCGCCCGCTGGAGACCAAGGACGCCTCGGGCCCCTTCGAGGAACGCGGGTACGCCGACCCGGCCGGCCACTCCTTCACCCTGCGCCGGGTGACGCCGACAGCGCCGAAGCAGGGCTAG
- a CDS encoding pyridoxamine 5'-phosphate oxidase family protein, with translation MTPPPARPEKQRKLDTLHRLEHDEDVWVATAGPDGGTPYLVPLSFLWDGETLLLATPAASPTGRNLQATGAVRIGLGPTRDVVMIEGSVDALTVAELRAGEGDRFAAKTGFDPRELTTDYRYFRVRPLRVQAWREANELAGRELMRDGAWLVAD, from the coding sequence ATGACCCCGCCGCCCGCACGTCCCGAGAAGCAGCGCAAGCTCGACACCCTGCACCGTCTTGAGCACGACGAGGATGTGTGGGTTGCCACCGCCGGGCCGGACGGGGGAACGCCGTACCTCGTGCCGCTGTCCTTCCTCTGGGACGGCGAGACGCTGCTCCTCGCGACCCCGGCCGCCAGCCCCACCGGCCGGAACCTCCAGGCGACCGGCGCCGTGCGGATAGGCCTCGGGCCGACCCGTGACGTTGTGATGATCGAGGGCTCCGTCGACGCGCTCACCGTGGCGGAGCTGCGCGCGGGGGAGGGCGACCGGTTCGCCGCCAAGACCGGCTTCGATCCGCGCGAACTCACCACCGACTACCGGTACTTCCGGGTGCGGCCGCTGCGCGTCCAGGCCTGGCGCGAGGCGAACGAGCTGGCCGGGCGCGAGCTGATGCGCGACGGAGCGTGGCTGGTCGCGGACTGA
- a CDS encoding TetR/AcrR family transcriptional regulator: MTDRVVPAADRRRRRPTKQGVVLSEELIVATALRLIEEHGAEALSVRRLGRALGADPSSLYRYFRHTDDLMLAIADELIGRTLRIWRPTGDWRADLRDLGLRIHAGALAHPRAAVLSSYRVTGRVHEIQAVERGLGVLRGAGFPDAEAVRIYHAFVDQGLAFAALDSASLALPKAARDAENAVWEATYARLPPDTHPHIAATARHLVADMRRSSYPAALDLLLGAAAARLAEIQGRT, encoded by the coding sequence ATGACCGACCGTGTCGTCCCGGCCGCCGACCGGCGGCGCAGGCGCCCCACCAAACAGGGCGTGGTGCTGTCGGAGGAGCTGATCGTCGCCACCGCGCTGCGGCTCATCGAGGAGCACGGCGCGGAGGCCCTCTCCGTGCGCCGCCTGGGCCGGGCCCTGGGCGCCGACCCCAGCTCCCTGTACCGCTACTTCCGGCACACCGACGACCTCATGCTGGCCATCGCCGACGAACTCATCGGCCGTACGCTGCGGATCTGGCGGCCGACCGGCGACTGGCGTGCCGACCTGCGCGACCTGGGCCTGCGCATCCACGCCGGGGCGCTCGCCCACCCCCGGGCGGCCGTGCTCAGCTCCTACCGGGTGACCGGGCGGGTGCACGAGATCCAGGCCGTGGAGAGGGGCCTCGGCGTGCTGCGCGGAGCCGGATTCCCCGACGCCGAGGCGGTGCGCATCTACCACGCCTTCGTCGACCAGGGCCTCGCCTTCGCCGCGCTGGACTCGGCGAGCCTCGCCCTCCCGAAGGCCGCCCGGGACGCCGAGAACGCCGTATGGGAAGCGACGTATGCCCGGCTGCCCCCCGACACCCACCCGCACATCGCCGCGACCGCCCGCCATCTCGTCGCCGACATGCGGCGCAGCTCCTATCCGGCCGCGCTGGACCTGCTGCTCGGTGCGGCGGCCGCTCGGCTCGCGGAAATCCAGGGACGTACGTGA